The genomic interval GGAAAAGGTAGAGCTTATTTGGGACAGCTGTGTTGCCTGCGGCTACACCGGAAGAAACAGAAAAGCGGTCTTAGATCACATAGAAGAGCTTAAAAAGCTCGGGGTTCCAGCCCCAGAGAAGGTTCCAGCAACGTACTGGGTAGATCCAGAAAGAGTAAGCACCTCTTCTGAAATCTACGTCATAGGAGATAAAACATCTGGAGAAGTGGAAGTATTCATGGCAAAAGACAATAAGGGAGAGACCTTCATTACCGTAGGAAGCGATCACACCGACAGGGAATTAGAGCGCATATCGGTTTCTAAGGCAAAGCAGATTTGTCCCAAAATTATAGCTACCGAATGTTGGAAGCTTTCCGAAATAAGAGAACACTGGGATAAGATAATCTTAAGAATGGAAGTAAAAACCTCAGAAGGAGAAGGGCCATTTACTCTATATCAAAAAGGGGAACTCATAACCCTCCTGCCTCCCGAGGAGCTTGAAAAACTTGCTTACTTGGAAAGACCTGAATATGCTCATCTCCCCTCCATCTTCGGAGGGACTATTCCCATCCTCACCGAGGAAACTATATTCGCAAGCGTTTACAGATTATCCATGCATGATCCCATATTAAACAGGACGATAACCCACACCTACAGAGTTATCAACCTTCCAGATAAAATCTAAAAATTCGTTTGTGATCAACCCACCTTAGTTGCCAGGAACAAAGCGATATAAGGGAACTTTATAAGTATAGCGATCATAAGAAGCATCATAAAAACAAAGGGAACGCTTCCGACTATTATATCCGTTATGGTTCCTCTCCCCCTTATTCCCTGAACCACATAGAGATTTAAGCCAACCGGAGGGGTTATCAAAGCCATCTCTATGAGAAGTATAAG from Synergistota bacterium carries:
- a CDS encoding DUF2848 family protein — translated: MKRISLKYRSRDGKKEEKVELIWDSCVACGYTGRNRKAVLDHIEELKKLGVPAPEKVPATYWVDPERVSTSSEIYVIGDKTSGEVEVFMAKDNKGETFITVGSDHTDRELERISVSKAKQICPKIIATECWKLSEIREHWDKIILRMEVKTSEGEGPFTLYQKGELITLLPPEELEKLAYLERPEYAHLPSIFGGTIPILTEETIFASVYRLSMHDPILNRTITHTYRVINLPDKI
- a CDS encoding TRAP transporter large permease subunit, whose amino-acid sequence is VSLGLTDTLREFISNLGLSPFQTLLVIIALYIVLGFFIETLSMMVLTIPIVFPIIVDKGYDPIWFGILLILLIEMALITPPVGLNLYVVQGIRGRGTITDIIVGSVPFVFMMLLMIAILIKFPYIALFLATKVG